Genomic segment of Kingella negevensis:
AATCCATGTGCAATGGTTTGGTGCACCTGTAACATCAGCGTCTGCACCAGCCGCTTCTGCTGCTAAATAAAAAAACCATTTCAGGCAGCCTGAAAAGTATGTTTTGTGCTTTCAGGCTGCCTGAAGTTTTATTTTGCAGTCTGAAAGGAAAATAATGGCTTTTGTGAGCGAACAAGAATACTTGCAGCATTACACCAATCTTTCCGATGAAAAATACGAATACATCAACGGCGAAATTTGGGCAATGGCAGGAGCGTTGTGAAACCATGCTTTCATCACTGGGAATATTTTGGGTAACTTATACCCAAAGTTTAAAGATAAAAAGTGCAAAGCATTTGTCAGAGATTGGCGCGTCCAATGCAAACACAATTATTACTACCCTGATGTTGTAATTGACTGCGACAGCACACGCAACGAAAACCAAGTAGGTCAGCCCGTTGTGATTTTTGAAGTGCTATCCGAAAGCATACGCGCAGTCGATTTGACGATTAAGCTAAACGGCTACCGCCAAATTTCCACACTAGAAGCCTATATTTTAGTTGAACAAAATCTCCGCACCGTAACCATTTACCGCAGCGAAGACAACTGGAAAGCCGAAACATTCGTGCAAGCCGATGACGTGATAACCTTACCTTGCGTGGACACCACTTTATCGCTTGTCGATATTTATGCCGATGTTGCGTTAGAAATCCCCAAAAAAACCTTTCAGGCAGCCTGAAAACCCGATTTGAAAGAAACCCATGATTAACCCCATTTTTGCCCTTTCTCCTTTAGACGGACGTTACGCCAAATCAGCCGAAGATTTGCGCCCGATTTTTTCAGAATATGGCTTGATGAAAGCGCGTGTTCGCGTGGAATTGGAATGGCTCAAAGCCTTGGCAGCCGAGCCGAAAATCGCCGAAGTACCAGCATTTTCAGGCAGCACGATTGCCGAAATTGACAGCGTGATTCAATCGTTTAATTTAGACAACGCTGCCGAAGTGAAAGCGATTGAAGCTACGACCAATCACGATGTGAAAGCGATTGAATATTGGTTGAAAAAGCGTTTTGAAAACAATGCCGAAGTTCACGTGGTAAACGAATTTATCCATTTTGCCTGCACTTCGGAAGACATCAACAATTTATCTCATGCGTTGATGTTGAAACAAGCACATGAAGACGTGTTATTGCCGAAATTAGCCGAATTTACCGCCAAATTGCAGCAATTAGCGCATGATTTAGCCGAAGTGCCGATGATGTCGCGCACACACGGTCAGCCAGCCACGCCCACGACTTTGGGCAAGGAAATTGCCAATGTGTTGTACCGTTTAAATCGCCAAATCAAGCAGTTAGCGGAACAAGAATTTTTAGGCAAAATCAACGGCGCGGTGGGCAATTACAACGCGCATTTGGTTGCGTATCCCGATGTGGATTGGGAAAACCACAGCAAAAAATTTGTGGAACAAT
This window contains:
- a CDS encoding Uma2 family endonuclease is translated as MAFVSEQEYLQHYTNLSDEKYEYINGEIWAMAGAL
- a CDS encoding Uma2 family endonuclease → MGNLYPKFKDKKCKAFVRDWRVQCKHNYYYPDVVIDCDSTRNENQVGQPVVIFEVLSESIRAVDLTIKLNGYRQISTLEAYILVEQNLRTVTIYRSEDNWKAETFVQADDVITLPCVDTTLSLVDIYADVALEIPKKTFQAA
- the purB gene encoding adenylosuccinate lyase; amino-acid sequence: MINPIFALSPLDGRYAKSAEDLRPIFSEYGLMKARVRVELEWLKALAAEPKIAEVPAFSGSTIAEIDSVIQSFNLDNAAEVKAIEATTNHDVKAIEYWLKKRFENNAEVHVVNEFIHFACTSEDINNLSHALMLKQAHEDVLLPKLAEFTAKLQQLAHDLAEVPMMSRTHGQPATPTTLGKEIANVLYRLNRQIKQLAEQEFLGKINGAVGNYNAHLVAYPDVDWENHSKKFVEQSLGLTFNPYTIQIEPHDYMAEFFQTISRINTILIDFNRDVWGYISLGYFKQKVKAGEVGSSTMPHKVNPIDFENSEGNLGMANAVLGFLSEKLPVSRWQRDLTDSTVLRNMGMGVGYTVLGLVAHLRGLNKLEANPEKMAADLDATWELLAEPIQTVMRRYAVPNAYEQLKDLTRGKGGITSGSLKIFISNLNIPDEAKAELLALTPALYIGKAAELAKHI